The Thermoanaerobaculia bacterium genome segment CATGTTGACGTGATCGTTCGGGTGGATCCGCTCGGCCGATTTTCCGAGCTCGGTCGCGCGGTTGCCGATCACCTCGTTGGCGTTCATGTTCGTCTGCGTGCCGCTGCCGGTCTGCCAGATCCGGAGCGGGAAATGGTCATCGAGGGTCCCGGCGATGACCTCGTCGGCGGCCCGCACGATCGCATCCGATTTGTCCGCCGGGAGCTTCCCGAGGTCGCGATTGACGATCGCCGCGGCCTTCTTCAGGATCCCGATCGCGCGGATCAGCTCGCGCGGCATGACGTCGTGCCCGATCGCGAAATGGATCAGCGAGCGCTGCGTCTGCGCGCCCCAGTAGCGGTCGGCGGGAACCTCGATCGTCCCCATGCTGTCCGACTCGATGCGGACGCCGGGCTTGCCTTCTTTCGTCTCTACGGCCATGTCGCCTCCGAAGAGACGATTCTATCGACCTCGGCGCGCCGGCAATGAGGCAAATACTTCAATTCGGGGAGCGCTGAGCTCGCCTGGACGAGCCCGATGGCGATTCACGGGGAAGCACGGCGAGGCGCGAGCCCGCCGGGATACGGGTCGCCCGCGAGATCCCGAAGCGTACACGCGCGGTACGTCGCCGGGTCTCGCGGGGCGGCACGCGGCCGGCTCGATGCATCGCCGTGCCGGCTACTCTTTCTTCCAGTCCGGGAGGCGGCCCGGCGTATACGGCGCCCCGGCTCCTTCCATCTTGTCTTCGAGCGCCTTGAGGTCCTTCCCGACGAGGGTGCGGAGCGCCGCGAGTTGTGCCCCGAAGTCGTCCGCCGCGATCGAGTACGCGTCCACGCTCGTTCCCGTGGGCGCGGACGTCGCCGTCCACTGCGTTCCGACGATTCCTTCGACGCGGTCCGTGATCGACGGCGCCGTCGGCATCTCGTAGCGCGCCGCGACCCGGTCGCCGCGAAGCTTCGTGTCGATGTCGCGGAGGCGCTCCTCGATCGCGCGGGCGTCCGCGCCGAGCGACGCGGTGTCCTTCCCGGGCGTGTCGAGGAGCGACCGCTTGATGTGCTCCAGGCGCTCGTGCACCTCGTCGACGACTTCGCCCGCGCCGCGCACGGCGCGCTGCAGGCGCGCGGTCTTCAGCTCGAACGCCAGGAGGGCGGCGCGGTCCTTCTCGGGAATCGTCCCGACGCCCGAGGCTTCGAACGTCCGGGGCTCTCCGACGGGAACGAGCTTCCCTTCGACGCGCTTGGCGAGGGCGACCGTGTAGCGCCCCGGAACGACCATGGGGCCGGTCGGCGGAGGGGCAAACGGATCGGCCGAAGGAGGCTTCAGCGAGGTCGGCACCGCGGCCGGGTAGCGGAGATCCCAGGCGATCCGGTGCACGCCCTTCTCCCCTTTCGCGGTCAGGCGGCGGACGACGTTCCCATCGGAATCCGTGATGGTGAAGATCAGCGACGGCTCTTCTTCCGCCGTTTCCGCGCGGAGATCGGAAAGGGAAGCGAAAGGCATGTCTCCGCCTTCCTTGTCGATCTTCTTCTCCCGCTCGTGCCGCGCCTCCTTCCTCGTCTTCAGCTCCTCCTTCAGGTAATACGTGAACACCGCGCCGAAGGGGGGATTCGGGGCCGCGTAGAAGGCATCCCCCTGGAAGGCTTTCCCGGGAAGCCCGAGCGGCGCTTTCGGCATCGTCACCCTCGCCGGCTTGACCGGAAAGAGCACCGCTTCCTTCTCGAGCATCTCGGACGTCGCCCCCCGGAGCGGCGTGTAGTCGTCCAGGACGTAGAAGCCCCGCCCGAAGGTGGCGGCGACGAGATCGTTCTCCCGTTTCTGGATCGCGAGGTCGCGGACCTCGATCGTCGGGAGGCCGCCCTTCAGCGCGATCCAGCGGTTTCCCC includes the following:
- a CDS encoding glycosyl hydrolase; protein product: WRRIEKFPGVPDMTYVSRLVASSHDKGTVYAAFDNHKMGDFAPYLLRSDDEGRTWRSIAGDLPKRGTVYALAEDPVDGKLLFAGNEFGLFFTKDGGNRWIALKGGLPTIEVRDLAIQKRENDLVAATFGRGFYVLDDYTPLRGATSEMLEKEAVLFPVKPARVTMPKAPLGLPGKAFQGDAFYAAPNPPFGAVFTYYLKEELKTRKEARHEREKKIDKEGGDMPFASLSDLRAETAEEEPSLIFTITDSDGNVVRRLTAKGEKGVHRIAWDLRYPAAVPTSLKPPSADPFAPPPTGPMVVPGRYTVALAKRVEGKLVPVGEPRTFEASGVGTIPEKDRAALLAFELKTARLQRAVRGAGEVVDEVHERLEHIKRSLLDTPGKDTASLGADARAIEERLRDIDTKLRGDRVAARYEMPTAPSITDRVEGIVGTQWTATSAPTGTSVDAYSIAADDFGAQLAALRTLVGKDLKALEDKMEGAGAPYTPGRLPDWKKE